A window of Nicotiana tabacum cultivar K326 chromosome 24, ASM71507v2, whole genome shotgun sequence contains these coding sequences:
- the LOC107813749 gene encoding amidophosphoribosyltransferase, chloroplastic-like gives MSAAAAAAGATAATTHQSHHDNHFRSFAETPSQKYFSLAPKTLPKPYKHLFSNTRKIAVTAASSKNPLKDVVSDDHSFASYFDDDDKPREECGVVGIYGDPEASRLCYLALHSLQHRGQEGAGIVAVQDNVLQTITGVGLVADVFNESNLSQLPGDMAIGHVRYSTAGSSMLNNVQPFVASYKFGSVGVAHNGNFVNYLALRAELEEDGAIFKTSSDTEVVLHLIARSKKKLFLLRILEACEKLQGAYSMVFSTQDKLVAVRDPYGFRPLVMGKRKNGAIVFASETCALDLIEAKYEREVLPGEILVVDKDQGVQSFSLVPKPEPKSCIFEHIYFAQPNSVVFGRSVYESRCAFGEILATVAPVDCDVVIAVPDSGVVSALGYAKKAGVPFQQGLIRSHYVGRTFIEPSQKIRDFGVKLKLSPVRAVLEGKRVVVVDDSIVRGTTSSKIVRLLKEAGAKEVHMRIASPPIIASCYYGVDTPNSEELISNRMNVEEIRKFIGSDSLAFLPLDSLNKLLGSDSTKYCYACFSGKYPVQPKDKVKKDDGLSGNMGT, from the exons ATGTCCGCCGCTGCTGCCGCCGCCGGTGCCACGGCTGCAACCACCCATCAATCGCATCACGACAACCACTTTCGCTCTTTTGCCGAAACCCcatctcaaaagtacttttctttGGCCCCTAAAACCCTCCCAAAACCCTACAAACACCTCTTCTCTAACACCCGCAAGATTGCTGTAACGGCAGCCTCTTCGAAAAATCCCTTAAAAGACGTCGTTTCGGATGACCATTCTTTCGCTTCTTACTTCGACGACGACGATAAACCCCGAGAAGAGTGTGGCGTTGTTGGCATCTATGGTGATCCAGAAGCCTCTCGGCTATGCTATTTAGCCCTCCACTCACTTCAACATCGCGGCCAAGAAGGCGCTGGCATTGTTGCGGTCCAGGATAACGTGCTTCAAACCATTACAG GTGTTGGATTGGTGGCTGATGTTTTCAACGAGTCAAATCTCAGTCAACTGCCCGGTGACATGGCAATAGGCCACGTAAGGTACTCCACAGCTGGTTCTTCAATGTTAAACAATGTTCAGCCTTTCGTTGCAAGTTATAAATTTGGATCAGTTGGTGTTGCCCACAATGGCAATTTTGTGAATTACCTAGCTCTTCGTGCTGAACTTGAGGAAGACGGGGCAATTTTCAAGACTAGTTCTGATACTGAGGTGGTTCTTCACCTTATTGCTAGATCAAAGAAAAAGCTTTTTCTTTTGAGGATTCTTGAGGCTTGTGAAAAGTTACAAGGAGCTTATTCTATGGTGTTTTCCACTCAGGATAAGTTGGTTGCTGTGAGAGATCCGTACGGGTTTAGGCCATTGGTTATGGGTAAGAGGAAAAATGGTGCTATTGTTTTCGCTTCCGAGACATGTGCATTGGATTTAATTGAGGCTAAATATGAAAGGGAAGTTTTACCTGGTGAGATATTGGTAGTAGATAAAGATCAAGGGGTTcaatctttttctttagtgcctAAACCTGAGCCAAAATCTTGCATTTTTGAGCATATTTACTTTGCTCAACCAAATTCTGTTGTGTTTGGTAGGTCTGTGTACGAGTCTAGATGTGCATTTGGGGAAATTCTTGCGACTGTAGCGCCCGTGGATTGTGATGTTGTGATTGCAGTGCCTGATTCAGGGGTTGTATCTGCACTTGGATATGCTAAAAAAGCAGGTGTACCATTTCAACAAGGCTTAATAAGGTCACATTATGTTGGTAGGACATTTATCGAGCCATCTCAAAAAATTAGAGATTTCGGGGTGAAGCTTAAGCTTTCGCCTGTTAGGGCGGTGTTGGAGGGGAAAAGAGTCGTTGTTGTGGACGATTCGATAGTGAGAGGGACGACGTCGTCTAAGATTGTGAGATTGTTAAAGGAGGCAGGAGCAAAGGAGGTTCATATGAGGATTGCTAGCCCTCCAATTATAGCTTCTTGTTATTATGGAGTGGATACTCCTAATTCAGAGGAGTTGATATCTAATAGGATGAATGTGGAGGAAATTAGGAAGTTTATAGGGTCAGATTCCTTAGCATTTTTGCCATTGGATAGTTTGAACAAGTTGTTAGGAAGTGATTCTACAAAATATTGTTATGCTTGCTTTTCTGGGAAGTATCCTGTCCAGCCAAAGGACAAAGTGAAAAAGGACGATGGATTAAGTGGAAACATGGGGACATGA